Within Spinacia oleracea cultivar Varoflay chromosome 4, BTI_SOV_V1, whole genome shotgun sequence, the genomic segment cgtgcTTTGTCGTGTCGTGTCTTATCgtgcttttccaaaaaaaaataaggtaTAGGCTCGGCCCACGActtcgggccgggccgggctttTCGTGTCGGACCGGGTCGGGCTTCTGATCGGCCCGGCCCACTGCCATCTTTAACTACAAATACTCAAATAGAGAGCATCATATCTTCGCGTATTGTCATTATACGATCCTAACCCCCTTTTGAAAGTGTATTTGAGCTGGATTGActttgtactccctctgtccctttttATTTACCCCAGTACACATGTCAAGATGAACTCGATATGATTTACAGATATCCAGTATCTTAATTTCACACTGAATAAATTAAAAGGTACTTTGCATTGAAAGATTTCATCAAGAGATTGTGTACATTGTATTTCTTTATACTCAAGAGATTGTGTACATTGTGTTGCATTGAGCACACTTCTTAGGCTCTGTTCGGTTCAACCGAATTTGACTGAACACTAATAACACTCGGATTTCATGGAAGTTGTCATAAGAGTTGGATAAATCAAAAACTAGTTTAAATCAAAACTTTAGAGATTATGAAGTGTATGGAAAATAATCAATTTATGCAAGATTATTTTCTTCCGAGTAAACAAAAGCTTGGAATATTGGGAATACATTTTAGTTAGTATTCCTTCTATCTCTTAATACTTGCACTGGTTTTATCGTTGCGGaattttgaattgacttattagttTAATGGGTCGTAGttaatagtggggtattttttttaatatagttagtggaaaatgtgtaagggATAGTGGGggtttgaatttttaaatgattttttgtaaggAATAGGTaattgtgagaaataatataatattggttaaaaaaattccatttatagaagcggtacAAGTATTAAgcgacggcccgaaaaggaaagcggtgcgagtattaagggacggagggagtagcataCATATAGTAAAATACTACGCGTTCAATTTAGGTTATTTTGGCAATTCTTCCATAGAGtttttttgattattttttcatGTAATGAATTCGAGATGTATCTTAAATAAGGGTCTATCTATGCACACCCGAACTCAGAAGGTTAATATAAAAGCTTGAAATGTCTAcaacaatgtttttttttttttttttatctaggacacattcttttttttttcacaatCAACAAATCTAGTAAAAAAAACTCACAACACTCCCTAAATTTCAAAACCTCTTGAAGGCTCCCGGTGTTCCACTAGACGCCTCCTTACTTGCAGCCGTTCTTAGGCTTCAGTGTTGCTCTTCTCAGCTGCATTAGGAGCTGCATTCAAGAAGATTAGTGTCTAATTAATCTTTTTTCAGCTGAAATTAGCTTTGACATAAACTTATTATCTAATTAATCTTTTTTCAGCTAATGGATGAGACATAAACTTATTATCAAAGTTGTAATTTGACAAACCTAGTCCAATAGCTTCTGTTCCTTTCATAATCCGGAGTTTCCTGCAGTTTTCTGTGAACATCCTGTTACAGGGAAACAGTGAACCAGAACTATCAGCATAACAACATAATTATCATTTAAATGATGCAGATAATAAGTATAGATAATAATTTCTTTGGATGATAAATTGAGAAAGGTTTTGTTTAACACCACAAGCATGAAAATATATATCCGATATGGCGATATAGTTAATAAACATGCACTCAAATTGGGGTGATTCCAAATCAATAACTGTTAGTTAATCTGTTATTGATGAATAGTACAAATCACATGGCAAAATCGTAAATAAATAGACTTTCAAGATATACATTTTAACTtcaattattactccgtatttatttaagctcACATTTCATTCTGTTAACTTCAAATTTTATTCTATTACCtcaaattttattcatttaattcacttttcgtttcttttttttattcccacctcttttttttttagtttttctaccgatttaattacgaaaatgccatgtTATTTGCAATATTCACAAATAACAGTTATTGAAATATACTTTTCCCTCAAATTGACTAGATCAAAATGGTAATTTGGTCCCATTAGACTCGCCAATCAGTCCTAAATACTTTCAAGGATTCATCATAAAATGGTTATTCAGAAGTACACAAGTAAAAAGAACTTGAATCACAATTAGAACAGTAATAATCCACATATGACCAGATTGTCACAATGCTATCATGATCATATATGCTAGCCACCATATAGGTTATTTTCTTTCTAAGTGGATTGAATCCAATTTCGAAGCAGCAAATTGTGCAGTAGTATGATGTTGATGtaattgacaaccaaaaaaaaaactagcaaCTTCTCACCAAAAGACATTTCTTTTCAGTGCAAAGTCTACTATGAAAAAGAGATGAAGGATAAGCATAAACAGCACTCACCTCCAGGGCACATCACCAACTAACATCCAATCGCCGTCCTTGTCTTCATACGTCAGCACATATTCAGCATTTTGGAGATCTGCATCCTGTTTTCCATGGCCATTGGAACAATACTGACCTGGACCACCATAGTCGTTACTCGTTACTAAACCGGACAACTTCTACTAATCTAAGATATTGGGAAGAAGATAATGCATGCTATGAAGACTCATTATATATGGAGTACTTTGATTCAGCTCATTTTGAGACACAAATGCTTTCATAAATCTTGGGAAAACAAGAAGAATCCCAAGTGTTTGATGCATCAGAACCTCTATTATGCATACGGGTGCTAGTGTGCATTCAAGGGTATATTTCTACTCATTTGTTATTGTTAATTTGAAGATTTGAATTGAGTAAATATTACCAAATTAGCTTAAAAATGCCCTTTGGTGCACCTATCTCTAGATGCACTCGGGTGCATATAAGAACTTTCACGGGTGCTAGTGTGCACCCAAGGCCCAAGGGTATATTCCTACTCATATGAtaatttttgttaatttgaagattttgaaatgtatttatcatcaaataagcaaaaaaacatACCCTTTGGTGCACCTAGCTCTAGATGCACTCACGTGCATGTAAAAAATTTCACTGATGCAGTGATGGCTCCCTTTTCAACCAAGACTTTTGGTGATATTTGCAACTAGTActcttttcagttttcacaACGACATCGTACATCTGTTATAACTTTTTTTCCTAATGCTCATATAACAACAGAAGTATGTACATTAGTGCACTTACTATTTAAACACGTTTAAATCTTTTAtgatcatgtttggatatccaTAAgtgaaatggaggaagtaaagTCATCTGTATATTTCATGATGAAATGGTTATCAAAATCTAGAGTACTGGaacaaagaaagaaagagaggaTACCAGTTATAAAGCAGCTAAACATCTTCTCTAAAGCAGAAGAAAGTTCCATATAGTTTCTGTAAGTTTGGAGGTCAACTTTCCTCAAGTATGGAGCACCATCCATGCTAACCTTCACATAGAGGCACACAGATTTCTCCTCTGTATGACCATTGTTCTTCGGAGAAGAAGACGCCAGAGTATTCTTTCGGAAAGATCGAATTGGTGGCCATCCCACAACCTGTGTTCTGTTTCAAACAAATGTCTCAAACTCTCAATATCCCCACATACAGAAAAAGGAAGCTAATCATGGAAGTGAGAGGATCACAATTGAGTTCCTTACACAAATAGCTACAATGATGCATGATACATGTGGTGCAATTTCTCAATTTCGAGACAGAACATATCacaaagtaccaattttttgcCTTGAGAGGACCGACCGAGACCCGGGTTTTCACGAGCGTTGGCGGGCCCCTTGTTGGTCACGAGGGATGGAGGAGGCTAGGTTAGCCGGGTTTTGATTACCAAGGAATAGAGACTTTACAAATAAAGCCCGAAGATTTGAGTTGTGTGCAGTGTTACCTAATTCTCTAATCACCCCACGAACTGCGTACCGAAAAAGcgaattataacatgaaaatggTCCAATTTTGGTATAATTTAGCAAATTAAGTAGCGAATTGCGTACCCATACCCAGTCTCATACTAGCGAATCAGGTAACAGTGGTTGTGTGTGAGTGTATTCATCTTCGAATGACAAATCTAATCTGTATCCATACCAATATCAATGAACATGCATCACAAATTTTTCAAAGAAATTATTATGATTTTAAACAGTTTCAAAAGCAACATTAGTAGATCCTTCAGAACTTCTACTTAGGCAGCTCATGCATAACAAGAACAATCAAACATTAATTTCCTGGTAACAACTAATTGAAAACAGAAAAGCAAtcaaaatgcaatataagttcCAAACAAACATAGCACAAACAAGTTCAATTTAATCAAACATAATGCATTATTTTAGCAGTAAATTCTTAATGTTTTAAAAagaatttagaaagaaaaaaaaaaaaaactcacttggCAGCAGGAGCACTAGCAAGTTCATTAGCAGCAGAAAGCTGAGGTTGCTTATCCTGAACAGGTTTAGGAGAAGAAGGGACATTGTTGTTCTCCACACAAGTAAAATTCTTACCATTTTTAGCACCATCTTTACTCAAATTAGGGTCAGAATTTCCATTAATAGAAAAAACCCATTTCTCACAACCATCAATTGCATCAGAAAACCCCCTTTTTGCCCCAGAAGCAGAAGATTTAGGTGAGCAAATTGAATACCCATTTTGGGATTTTCCTTCAAAATCCTTGCCAAAAATAGTAACCCCATAAGAACCAGGTTTCCTTTCAGGTGACTCAGAACCTGGTAACCCAAGACTCAGCTCAGTTTTTAAAGAGAAATTGGGTGATTTGACAGAGTTTTCCATGGAAGAAACCTCTGAAAACCCTATGTAATCATGCTGAAATGGCCTAGACATGAAACTCAAAACACAGAATTGAGATTTACAGGGGGAAATTACAGTAATTGTAGAAAGAAAAATGAGGTTGAATTTAAGTGGAAATgttgaagaaaaagaaagagaggaaAGGAGAGGAGAAAGAGAACAAAGATATGCACTTATTAAAGAACTGGATTTGATGCAGAAAAGAACCTTCCTTGGCCCTTTCTGTAGCTCTTTGccccctcctcctcctccaaagttttctttttttttcaatgATGAATATTTTTCAACAGAAAAAAGGCAAAAAATAAGGAGTAATACATGCTTTGTAGTAGAtacttttttcgatttttaatactcgtaaCGTTTGTGAATTCTAaactattcacatattatattttgactattgttgatgatttatacgtaagttaaaacatagtcatgtgagatcttgttagatttatcttaatatgtatttttaaaatattaactttttataatttttcttaaagagaattaaagatattaatgatcaaagttgtttattggcatgcgtgaaagtgataaacgttgcgagtaaaaatgaacTGATGAAGGATTATTTAGATTCCGTACGTGCACGgattttctaaaattattatttgaccattttttttaaaatatgtgtGTAACAAAATTATTATTCCAGAATAAAGTAGTACGTAGAACATAAAATTTTGACAGATTTACAAAAAGATTAATAAAGTTGGaataaattttatgatttttgCAAATAAAATTTTTGAGAAATAATTACAATTGAAAATTTATATATTAAAGATCATGAtaaaattttagtcaaatataCTGAATCTTTtccattaaaattattttttttttgaaaaaaaaaaaatatattttcatgGGATTATGAACTCCTTCCCCCCAAAGTGGAGTATAATTTTGGCGGAACTTGACTTGAAATAAATTACCTGCTTATTTTTTCCCTAAAATACACCAATAAATTTAACGAGATCCTTATAAGTgaatactttattatttttaacaaCCAAACGTTTGCCACTTAATCAAGTCATTTCGAACGTCTTAAATTATTTCGTTAGAACGTGTGACAGAAGACCGATTAACAAAATTTGCAAATCCtaacttttttataaaaaaaaaaaaaaaggaaacaactggaaaaaaaaaaaaaaaggttttagcagaaagaaaaatgataaaataattagaaaatgaaaagaaaaggaaaaaagggGGAGATGTTGTTCCTTCGTCATCATAATACTCCTttttaagaaataaaaaaaattaaaataaaataaaagttgagcatattctttttcattttttattaatCTGTTGGACCAGTACCTTTTATATTTAATTATTCTTTCTCTAACCTTTTTAAGAAGTATTTAGCAGACAATTAGCACCGACAACTTACTGCAGCATTTCCGGCATAAGTACCTTTTTATCCGTATTTGCTTCTTCATTTTATCATCTTTGTCcctatcacaaattcttatttacatggggagttgtacgataaatattgtacaccgaagttaaagttgatttaaaatacttaaaagttacccttatatatataaaagcTATCTacttttagtaataaaaaatttcatcttaataaacaaatatttattcaaaatcactaataatcataaaattaaatcatttaacactttaaaatatttatttattaaattttgttttaataatataaaagttagagaaaactgatTTAAAGTTAGAGAAAAGTGAGTAAAAGTTATATTGGTGCACAATaagtttattgtacaccttgtgcacgcaagaccttttgtgtCTCTATTTATTCTCCTAATTAATCACCAACTAATCCATTCTTCCTACTTGTTTAACTGACTAAACTAGGTTgattctttattattttatacaaATATATAAGTATCCTAGGGATTGTTGGATTATAGTGGCTTTGTGACTAAAATGGACGCAAGTGACTCGTATTTATAGTGACTAATCCTTTACTGGTTAGTAGTGTATTGATGGACAAATAACATACTAGAATTATATCAATATACACTTCTGAACTTAAGAGTATAGTCGGTCATTCTATTTTTCAAAATGACTTCAATGGTGCTAACGAGGTGCAAACCCCCAATTAAACCA encodes:
- the LOC110801759 gene encoding auxin-responsive protein IAA27, with amino-acid sequence MSRPFQHDYIGFSEVSSMENSVKSPNFSLKTELSLGLPGSESPERKPGSYGVTIFGKDFEGKSQNGYSICSPKSSASGAKRGFSDAIDGCEKWVFSINGNSDPNLSKDGAKNGKNFTCVENNNVPSSPKPVQDKQPQLSAANELASAPAAKTQVVGWPPIRSFRKNTLASSSPKNNGHTEEKSVCLYVKVSMDGAPYLRKVDLQTYRNYMELSSALEKMFSCFITGQYCSNGHGKQDADLQNAEYVLTYEDKDGDWMLVGDVPWRMFTENCRKLRIMKGTEAIGLAPNAAEKSNTEA